The DNA region CAAGCAGGTCCTGAAGAGGTCCCCCGAacaccttcctctcccttctcagaTTCGCAGTGCCTTACTTCTCAGCTCTCCCCGCGCCCTCAGTCCCCTTTCTCCTTCCATCCCCCAAGGAGGCCCCCCAAGAAGGCCTTCGCTTAGCTTTCCCTGCTGTTCTTCCGCTCAGAGTCCAGCAAAGCTGGCGGTAGCGAGGGGAAGCAAGAGGGGTGGCGgcagggctggagctgggggaggaatGTTCCAGCACAGAGAGAGGCACGGCTGCCCACTCATCCAGCCAGCCCCCACCTCTGGGCCTGCCCTGGTTCTCAGTGACTCCGCAGCTTGAATTCCACTGTGGGGcaagaaaagccaaaaaaaaaaaaaaaaaaaacacccaaaaacaaacaaaacaaaagaaaaccactgaGATTGTCCTTGTGGGCTGTTGGAGGGGTCCCCTGCTGCCCCCCGTTGTTCCTGCCGGGACAGCAGCGTCGGTATGTGGAGGGGTCAGGGGTGCAGGGGGGTTACACGTCTGTACTAATAGCCCTTGGATTGGTGAAGGCCTGGCGCCCAGAGCCTGGCCACGTCACCGGGTAACTCTGGGGCACTGCCAACTTGAGGGGTGGGGGTCCCCCTTCCTTGTAGTATGTAGGAGCAAAGGAGAGCCTCTCGCCTCCGCCCCCATTGGGCACCATGTCAGCCGTCCGTATGTAAAAGGGGGAGCTGTATGGGGAGCAGGTGGTGCAGTGGCCGGCCGCCACCCCACACGGCTGGCCGCAGGGCTCGCTGGTGAGAGGCGCCAGGCCACCCCGCCCGTCCGGGCCTTGGGAGCTGCAGGCATTACAGCTGGGGCCTCTGGGGTGTGGGGGCAGGTCGTGCTCCTCCTCCTCGTCGTCTGCATCTTCGGCTCTGCTCTTCTTGCAGCAATAATactgaggggagaggggggagggatgCCTGAGGGCCGGACGCTCCCCTTCGGGTGGACAAAGGCACCCATGCCCCTCACGCACCGAGGACCCTGCGCAGAGAGCTCTTTGGTGTTGGGACTGAAACTCAACACCAGACACCCACGTTCCACCAGTATCTATATTCCCAGCTTTGCCAGACCAAtaccttcccttctccttcccctacTTCCGAGGGCATTAACTCCAGGCTGTGGTTGAGAGAGGCAGGACCTCCATGTCATATTGAGGACAGGGCTGGGGTCACTGGCCCAGGAAGGACAGGCGATGGGATGGCGCATATGCAAGTTGCTGTCCCACACTGGTGCCTCTGGACTGGGAGGCAGATCTCATGACACCCTGCTTAGAGCCGCCTCCTGCTATAAGGACCTGTTACCGTCTGAGATGCCCCAGGAGGAGAATCAGACAAACATGTTGCTTTTCACCGAACAATTAAAATCGTTTTGCCTGCTAAACCTGTATTTCACGGTTTTTATGTATCTTAAGCTGGGAGCAGCTTTCTCCTAGTCTCCCAGAGGGGTGCCCCTTCCCAGCACTCCTGAAATCTCAGCTATGCCAGAGACACAACACAATGACCCGATATCTTCCCAGCATGGCCTCTTCGGGGGACCCCAAAGCGTACAGAGTGTGAGAGTTGCATGGCTCCCTTCCGGCCAGCCCCGATTCCCAGCCCCCCACGCTTCATGGCTTTGAGCTTTGTCACCCTCGAAGTGGGCCTCCAGTTTCTGCCCCGAGATTGGGGACGTGGTTTGCTGGTGGCCTCTGGGGACTGACCTGGAGCCTACAGTAACACAGGACCGCAATGATGCAGAGGAGGATGACTGTAGCTAGGATTCCGCCAGTGATCACAACTGTTCCCGCTGTCATCCGCCCGACGCCCCATCAAACTCTGCAAAGACGTGTGCGGAGAGGTGAGGGGCAGCCACACCAGGCGTGGGGTGGGGAGCCTCCTGGAACTTTCTACGCAGTTGGAGGCAGGGGGGAACCTGAGGGCAGCTGGAATAGGAGGACCACGGGCACTGAGAAACCAGGGGTTCCTGAAGACAGAGAGAGGCTGTGGCCTGGGCCAGCCTAAGCCGGGGGAGGGGGTTTGCGGGGCACCGccgagggagggaagaggggaagcagaGCGCTAACGGAGAGCATAATTCTGCTCTCGGCTTCTGCTCAGTTTCAAAGGTTCTTGCTGTgcctttctctcattctccttcTCCTCACATCCTGCTcagccccccaccctcaccccttgGCTCATCGGAGACACAAAGACAACAGCTTCCTTTCCTGGGGGCTTAGTCTTTGGCACTGCCCTAAGCTCTCCCTGCTTGTCTCAGGTAATCCTCAAAATGCCTTTCAGGATGGTTATTAGTTATCCCTGTGTCACACATGATGAACTGCGGCTTCGGTTGGTTTGGCTGAGATTCTACCCAGCCTGGCTCACCCCACAGGCCATGCTCTTAATCACTGTCCTCTAGGGCACGCAGAGCAATGGCCCCTGAGCCCTGGACTCAGGTGGAGGGGACAGGGTCCGAACTTCCAAAGTTCCACCTGGTTCTGCCCTGGCTCAAACCCACACTCCTTTTGGGAGCATCTCTGTTCTCTTTCCAACTCCTGCGGAAGATGAGGGCAAGGTGAGCCCAGAAGGTGCGGGCAACAGGCAGCATTCTGGCTCCTGGAAGGTGGTGGCGAGGCTAGAGAATGGTCCTGCTAATGGGGGTAAAGCTCTGGCCTGGGGCACACTCCCTCTTGGGCACTGAATGGGGActtcccagcccccctccccaggcacaTGGGGACGAAGACTGGCCGTGCCCATGgagcaggagggtgggaggagcctGGGCATCTTGAAGGAAGAATGACCGTGAGCACTTACGTTCAATAAAGGGAACAGTGACCTGCAAGACAATAAAAGGGACAGAGCTATTGGAAGAAGAATGTTACCCCTGAAAAAGGCCCCAAGGGTTAAATTAGTCGCTAAgccccctcttcccacccccgcTCTGCCCTCTTCACTGGGAGCTCTGTCACCGACAAGCCCACACCTCCCAAGTCAGCCTCCGGCTGTGCCTCCCACTGCTGCTTGACAGACGTGTCACTCGGGTGTCCCTCCGGGATGTCAAACTCTGGCGTCTAGTGTGACAGCCTAAGTTATCACCTTCTTTCCAAGTgggcatcccccaccccccaccattagCGCTTCCACCAGAGTAGGCTGTTCATTACTCAAAGGGCAAGTGGGGCTGGAACGCAAGCAGCAGTCCACTCAGGAAGCCGTAGGCCCTGCTGCGTTCACCTGGTGGAAGGGGCACCTTGTTCT from Neomonachus schauinslandi chromosome 6, ASM220157v2, whole genome shotgun sequence includes:
- the FAM163A gene encoding protein FAM163A yields the protein MTAGTVVITGGILATVILLCIIAVLCYCRLQYYCCKKSRAEDADDEEEEHDLPPHPRGPSCNACSSQGPDGRGGLAPLTSEPCGQPCGVAAGHCTTCSPYSSPFYIRTADMVPNGGGGERLSFAPTYYKEGGPPPLKLAVPQSYPVTWPGSGRQAFTNPRAISTDV